One Nitrospira sp. DNA window includes the following coding sequences:
- a CDS encoding P1 family peptidase has protein sequence MTHTNAPTVSLTAWALLLTTLFASPAWGADTPADAVDHNRVRARALGLHLGQLEPGPLNAITDVPGVTVGQVTLMHGEGALKPGEGPVRTGVTVIVPREDVWHKKVPAGAFVLNGTGEMTGLAWVAESGFLEYPIALTNTLNVPRVANGIISWMLRRYPGIGITDDTLTPVVAECDDGRLNDIQGRHVSEADVMQALDNATSGPVAEGSVGAGTGMISYGFKGGIGTASRRLAAADGGYTIGVLVNANHGRRPELTMGGIPVGRQYDAMGPQSGPAQGEQALRLHAVRDGSSGNAEGSIIIILATDAPLDSRQLTRLGKRAALGLARTGSTARHGSGDFMLAFSTGNVIPHYPTESTFSLTHLADTHVNPLITATVEATEEAVLNALTGATTVTGRDGFRAEAISLPRLRALLSSEAPRGR, from the coding sequence ATGACCCATACCAACGCCCCTACTGTTTCGCTGACTGCCTGGGCGCTGCTTCTCACGACCCTGTTCGCCTCACCGGCCTGGGGCGCAGACACCCCCGCCGACGCCGTCGATCACAATCGGGTACGCGCGCGCGCCCTCGGCCTGCACCTCGGACAACTCGAACCAGGTCCGCTGAATGCCATTACCGATGTGCCTGGAGTGACAGTTGGGCAGGTCACGCTGATGCACGGGGAAGGGGCCTTGAAACCAGGGGAGGGGCCGGTTCGCACCGGTGTCACCGTCATCGTCCCCCGAGAGGATGTCTGGCACAAAAAAGTTCCAGCCGGGGCTTTCGTCCTGAACGGGACCGGGGAAATGACCGGCCTGGCATGGGTAGCAGAGTCGGGATTTTTGGAATATCCCATTGCCCTCACCAACACCTTGAACGTACCCCGAGTCGCCAACGGCATCATCAGTTGGATGCTCCGTCGCTACCCGGGCATCGGCATTACCGACGACACGCTCACGCCGGTCGTGGCGGAATGTGACGACGGGCGATTGAACGATATTCAGGGACGCCACGTCTCCGAAGCCGATGTCATGCAGGCCCTCGATAACGCGACCTCAGGACCCGTCGCCGAGGGGAGTGTCGGAGCCGGAACCGGCATGATCTCCTACGGATTCAAGGGTGGCATCGGCACCGCCTCCCGTCGCCTCGCTGCGGCCGACGGTGGCTATACCATCGGGGTGTTGGTCAACGCCAATCACGGCCGGCGTCCTGAATTGACGATGGGCGGTATCCCGGTCGGGCGTCAGTATGACGCGATGGGACCACAGTCCGGACCCGCGCAAGGTGAACAGGCACTCAGACTACACGCCGTTCGCGATGGGTCGAGCGGGAATGCGGAGGGTTCGATCATCATCATTCTCGCCACCGACGCACCGCTCGACAGCCGGCAACTGACACGCCTCGGAAAGCGTGCGGCGCTCGGCCTCGCCCGAACCGGTTCGACAGCGCGCCACGGCAGCGGCGATTTCATGCTGGCGTTCTCCACCGGCAACGTCATTCCTCATTACCCGACCGAATCGACCTTTTCACTGACGCATCTGGCCGACACACACGTGAATCCCCTCATCACGGCCACCGTAGAGGCCACGGAAGAAGCGGTGCTCAATGCGCTGACCGGCGCCACCACCGTTACGGGGCGTGATGGATTCCGCGCCGAGGCGATTTCGCTCCCGCGCCTGCGCGCGCTCCTGTCTTCCGAAGCGCCACGCGGCCGGTAA
- a CDS encoding MBL fold metallo-hydrolase: MKLSFHGAARSVTGSRHLLEMPGSKILLDCGLFQGRRQEADRQNRFLGFDPRSINAVLLSHAHIDHSGALPVLGKHQFRGNVHMTRATADLTAVMLEDSARLQENDCAYLNRKEQRRGRQCLQPFYESADARAIIRRFVGARYGDTVKVTPRVTASFHDVGHILGSAAIRLKYTARGNSTTVLFSGDLGRPHMPILRDPAPPPSCDVLIIESTYGDRLHEEVGEALTKKAQQLVAHAKAHNSKIIVPAFALGRTQELVMRIKQLVAEGRIDPLPIYIDSPLASKVTDVFRKHPECYDEETYRTFTSEGDPFAARYIRYVSSPDESKRLNSMKGPCVIIASSGMCEGGRVVHHLKHAIQDEANIIAIVGFQAEHTLGRRLVEQWDVVPIFGIPTPRRAQVVVFNGLSAHADRNDLLAYVRAMTPAPQQVFVVHGEEKQALSLGAAIQAEHPGLSVVVPAKESSYDI, translated from the coding sequence ATGAAACTGTCTTTTCACGGGGCGGCGCGATCCGTGACCGGCAGCCGCCATCTGCTGGAAATGCCGGGCAGTAAGATTCTGTTGGATTGCGGGCTCTTCCAGGGACGGCGACAGGAGGCGGATCGACAAAACCGGTTCCTGGGATTCGACCCGCGTTCGATCAACGCCGTCCTGCTGTCGCACGCCCATATCGATCACTCCGGCGCACTGCCCGTGCTGGGCAAGCACCAATTTCGCGGGAATGTCCACATGACCCGCGCGACCGCCGATCTGACGGCCGTGATGCTCGAAGACTCGGCGCGCCTGCAAGAGAACGATTGCGCCTATCTGAATCGAAAAGAACAGCGGCGTGGCAGGCAATGCCTACAACCGTTCTATGAATCGGCCGATGCACGCGCCATCATCCGCCGCTTTGTGGGTGCACGGTACGGCGACACGGTCAAGGTCACACCCCGTGTCACCGCGTCCTTTCATGATGTGGGACACATTCTCGGTTCCGCCGCCATTCGCCTCAAGTACACCGCTCGTGGCAACAGCACCACGGTGCTCTTCTCTGGAGATTTGGGACGCCCGCACATGCCGATTTTGCGAGATCCCGCGCCGCCGCCAAGTTGCGATGTATTGATCATTGAATCCACCTACGGCGATCGATTGCACGAAGAAGTCGGCGAGGCGCTCACGAAAAAGGCGCAACAGCTGGTGGCCCACGCCAAAGCGCATAACAGCAAAATCATCGTGCCCGCGTTTGCCCTGGGACGGACGCAGGAACTCGTGATGCGGATCAAGCAGTTGGTGGCCGAGGGTCGAATCGACCCCCTGCCTATTTACATTGACTCACCGCTGGCGTCGAAAGTGACGGATGTCTTCCGGAAACACCCCGAATGTTACGACGAAGAAACGTATCGCACCTTCACCTCGGAGGGCGATCCATTCGCCGCCCGTTATATCCGGTACGTGTCGTCACCGGACGAAAGCAAACGTTTGAACAGCATGAAAGGTCCCTGTGTGATCATCGCGTCCTCGGGTATGTGCGAAGGAGGACGCGTCGTGCACCATTTGAAACATGCCATTCAGGATGAGGCCAACATCATCGCCATCGTGGGGTTCCAGGCGGAGCACACGTTGGGACGTAGGTTGGTCGAGCAATGGGATGTGGTCCCGATCTTCGGCATTCCGACGCCGCGCCGCGCACAGGTCGTGGTCTTCAACGGGCTCTCGGCTCATGCAGATCGAAACGACCTGCTGGCCTATGTGCGGGCCATGACGCCGGCACCCCAGCAGGTGTTTGTCGTCCATGGGGAGGAAAAGCAGGCGCTCTCGCTCGGGGCGGCCATTCAAGCGGAACATCCCGGCCTCTCGGTAGTGGTGCCTGCCAAAGAGAGCAGTTACGATATCTAG
- a CDS encoding TIGR00730 family Rossman fold protein has translation MGAGSSDESLSQYSPATSSSYIPADRDTDFLQRDELRPLRLGLELLKPELIQTEHGIRSTIVVFGSSRLLEPARAQQALEDAAAALQASPQDRRQQQRVAVAERRLALAHYYDMAREFGHLVSSTCQTNGECDYVIVTGGGPGIMEAANRGAMDAGAKSIGLNITLPHEQQPNPYITPDLCFQFRYFALRKMHFLLRARALVVFPGGFGTLDELFETLTLLQTGKTRNITVVLMGRAYWERLINWTMLVEEGLIGPDDLSLFHFAESAQQAWDLIQHTHGGPFTR, from the coding sequence ATGGGTGCAGGGTCTTCCGACGAGTCACTGAGCCAGTACTCCCCCGCCACGTCCTCCTCCTACATTCCGGCTGATCGAGACACTGATTTTTTGCAGCGCGATGAGCTGCGGCCGCTGCGTCTCGGACTGGAGTTGCTCAAGCCGGAATTGATTCAAACCGAGCATGGCATTCGCTCAACGATCGTCGTGTTCGGCAGTTCACGCCTGCTCGAACCGGCGCGCGCGCAACAGGCCCTCGAAGACGCCGCTGCGGCACTGCAGGCCTCACCCCAGGATCGCCGACAGCAACAGCGCGTCGCGGTCGCCGAACGGCGACTCGCCCTCGCTCACTACTACGACATGGCGCGCGAATTCGGGCATCTCGTCTCCTCCACCTGCCAGACTAACGGAGAATGCGACTACGTCATCGTGACCGGCGGAGGCCCCGGCATCATGGAAGCCGCCAATCGAGGCGCGATGGATGCAGGCGCGAAATCGATAGGGTTGAACATCACCCTGCCGCATGAACAACAACCGAATCCCTACATCACGCCGGACCTCTGTTTTCAGTTTCGATACTTCGCCCTCCGCAAGATGCATTTCCTGCTGCGCGCCCGGGCCCTTGTCGTTTTTCCCGGCGGATTCGGGACGCTCGACGAACTCTTCGAAACACTCACGCTGCTGCAAACCGGGAAAACCCGCAACATCACCGTCGTCCTGATGGGCCGCGCGTATTGGGAACGTCTCATCAACTGGACCATGCTGGTCGAAGAAGGCTTGATTGGCCCGGACGATCTGTCGCTCTTTCACTTCGCGGAGTCCGCCCAGCAGGCCTGGGACCTGATCCAGCACACCCACGGAGGACCCTTCACACGATGA
- a CDS encoding GNAT family N-acetyltransferase, with product MIPVESLCVRPATVDDLDILTTFSAAMAWETEQRRLEIPRLRQGTHAVLDRPERGQFYVAELREAPSADRVLVGQLLITYEWSDWRNAQFWWIQSVYVTPRWRRQGVYRCMHRTIVDLARSRADVCGVRLYVEGDNAVAKQVYERVGLSSSPYRIYESDFVLPAPPCHREESLTSPGFADGRRTRHATSSPIVDRDDADAEWMRVQPRDSR from the coding sequence ATGATCCCCGTCGAATCATTGTGCGTCCGGCCGGCAACGGTGGATGACCTCGACATCCTGACCACCTTCAGCGCCGCCATGGCCTGGGAGACTGAACAGCGCCGGCTCGAGATTCCGCGACTACGACAGGGCACACACGCCGTGCTCGACCGGCCTGAACGCGGACAGTTTTACGTGGCGGAGTTGCGCGAGGCGCCTTCGGCCGATAGAGTGCTGGTCGGGCAACTGCTGATTACGTACGAATGGAGCGACTGGCGAAATGCCCAATTCTGGTGGATCCAAAGCGTATACGTGACGCCGCGCTGGCGGCGGCAAGGGGTCTATCGATGCATGCATCGCACCATCGTCGATCTGGCCCGTTCGCGAGCCGATGTGTGCGGTGTGCGCCTGTACGTGGAGGGAGACAATGCCGTGGCCAAACAGGTCTATGAACGAGTGGGCCTCTCCTCCTCGCCCTATCGTATCTATGAATCCGACTTTGTCCTGCCTGCCCCCCCATGCCACCGGGAAGAAAGCCTGACAAGTCCCGGGTTCGCTGACGGAAGGAGAACCAGACATGCGACGAGCAGCCCTATTGTTGACCGTGATGATGCTGACGCTGAATGGATGCGCGTTCAGCCGCGGGACTCTCGGTGA
- a CDS encoding DUF502 domain-containing protein, with protein MTSSHRLGRIFLTGLIVLVPAWATFLILAALFDTLDSLLLDLIGRQIQPYAPGLGVVLLLGMVLVVGAVATQMIGQRFVHWTETTLERIPLIRSIYLTLKSMTDLLNYRARFGKSTVVAFPFPRDGLWALGFVMGSPPPALQVAPMVELVMVFVPTAIHPFTGYLAMIPKSQLQPLNLLPEEALKLEFSAGLYRPLQGWLTSPAQKPS; from the coding sequence GTGACCTCTTCTCATCGCCTCGGCCGCATCTTTCTCACGGGGCTCATCGTCCTGGTCCCGGCATGGGCCACGTTTCTGATCCTCGCAGCCCTGTTCGACACCTTGGATTCTCTGTTGCTCGATCTGATCGGACGACAAATCCAGCCCTACGCCCCAGGACTTGGGGTCGTGCTGCTTTTGGGTATGGTGCTAGTTGTGGGGGCCGTCGCGACACAAATGATCGGGCAGCGATTCGTCCACTGGACGGAGACGACTCTTGAACGAATTCCGCTGATCCGCAGCATCTACCTCACGCTGAAAAGCATGACGGACCTGTTGAACTATCGGGCCCGCTTCGGGAAAAGTACTGTCGTCGCGTTTCCCTTCCCCCGAGACGGACTCTGGGCACTGGGCTTCGTGATGGGATCGCCGCCGCCGGCACTGCAGGTCGCCCCGATGGTCGAACTCGTGATGGTGTTCGTACCAACGGCCATTCACCCCTTTACCGGGTATTTGGCCATGATTCCCAAATCCCAACTGCAACCCTTGAACCTCCTGCCGGAGGAGGCATTGAAGCTGGAATTCTCCGCAGGATTGTATCGCCCATTGCAAGGCTGGCTCACCTCACCGGCACAGAAACCCTCATGA